Genomic DNA from Planktomarina temperata RCA23:
AAGCACCTGCCCCGGCGCACCAGAACCTTGGCCCGTTTGGGAGGCCAAAAGTTTCATCCGCTGTCCCGCCAGTTCACACCAGGCACCGGGAAAGGGAGACAGGGCGCGAATTTGCCGGTCCACCTCAAGCGCCGGCCGCGTCCAGTCAATGCGTGCCTCAGATTTGTCAATTTTCTGTGCATAGCAAATGCCCAGATCGGGCTGTGCTTCGGGCGGATGACCCGGCAAATCGGCCAAAACATCCACAATCGCCGCAGCGCCCAGCGCGGCAAGGCGATCATGCAGCTCGGCGGTGGTCTCTTGCGCCGCAATATCCAGCGCGCGGCGCAGACGCACCGGCCCAGTGTCCAGACCCGCATCCATCTGCATGATACACACCCCAGTCTGCGCATCCCCGGCCATAATTGCCCTATGGATTGGCGCCGCGCCGCGCCAACGCGGCAGAAGGCTGGCATGAATATTCAAACATCCAAAGCGCGGGGCATCCAAAAGCGCTTGTGGCAAGATCAACCCGTAAGCCACCACCACGGCGATATCCGCCTCAAGAGCCGCAAAATTGGCCAGCTCAGCCGGATCATGGAAGTTTTTGGGTGTAAAGACCGTCCATCCTTGGCACTCGGCATAGGCTTGCACCGGCGACGTACGACGTTTTTGCCCCCGGCCGGATTTACGCGGCGGTTGGCTGTAGACGGCTGCGATCTCATGGCCAGCCTCGGCCAAGGCCCGCAAAGCGGCGACCGAAAAATCGGGCGTGCCCATGAAAACTACGCGCATAGTTTTCGAGCCTTTTTGATCAGCATGTCGCGCTTGAGCTTGGAGAGATTGTCAAAATACATCCGCCCATTGAGGTGATCGACCTGATGGAGCATCGAGCGGGCCCAGAGGCCAACCAGATCTTTTTCCTGCCAAGCGCCAGCTTCGTCCATATAGCGCACCGTCACGCCGCGCGGGCGTTTGATCTGCGCGGAGACATAGGGCAGATTAGGGCTGGCCTCTTCGCCCATCTCAAGCTTGGCCGATACGTGCAGTACCTCGGGATTGGCCATGCGCAGAACCTCACCGCGCGCCGAAGAGGCATCCACCA
This window encodes:
- the fmt gene encoding methionyl-tRNA formyltransferase; amino-acid sequence: MRVVFMGTPDFSVAALRALAEAGHEIAAVYSQPPRKSGRGQKRRTSPVQAYAECQGWTVFTPKNFHDPAELANFAALEADIAVVVAYGLILPQALLDAPRFGCLNIHASLLPRWRGAAPIHRAIMAGDAQTGVCIMQMDAGLDTGPVRLRRALDIAAQETTAELHDRLAALGAAAIVDVLADLPGHPPEAQPDLGICYAQKIDKSEARIDWTRPALEVDRQIRALSPFPGAWCELAGQRMKLLASQTGQGSGAPGQVLGGFEVACGQGSVTITRLQLAGKTAQTAAEFLQGHALPEELI
- the def gene encoding peptide deformylase, with amino-acid sequence MSRSIVPWPHPCLRRLADPIEKITPEIEEIWRDMIAVMEAMPGVGLAAPQLGIGLRLAVVDASSARGEVLRMANPEVLHVSAKLEMGEEASPNLPYVSAQIKRPRGVTVRYMDEAGAWQEKDLVGLWARSMLHQVDHLNGRMYFDNLSKLKRDMLIKKARKLCA